The proteins below are encoded in one region of Pseudomonas entomophila L48:
- the ung gene encoding uracil-DNA glycosylase, producing MTDDDRIKLEPSWKAALRAEFDQPYMHQLREFLRQEYAAGKEIYPPGPLIFNALNSTPLEQVKVVILGQDPYHGPGQAHGLCFSVQPGVPAPPSLVNIYKELQRDLNLPIPNHGYLQSWAEQGVLLLNTTMTVQRANAASHAKKGWEFFTDRIIQVVSEQCPNVVFLLWGAHAQSKQKLIDGTRHLVLKSVHPSPLSAYRGFFGCGHFSRANGFLQQHGMAPIDWSLPPL from the coding sequence ATGACCGACGACGATCGCATCAAGCTCGAACCCAGCTGGAAGGCCGCGCTGCGCGCCGAGTTCGACCAGCCCTACATGCACCAGCTGCGCGAGTTCCTGCGCCAGGAATACGCCGCCGGCAAGGAGATCTACCCGCCCGGGCCGCTGATCTTCAACGCCCTGAACTCCACGCCGCTGGAGCAGGTCAAGGTGGTCATCCTCGGCCAGGACCCGTACCACGGCCCGGGCCAGGCCCACGGCCTGTGCTTCTCGGTGCAGCCCGGCGTGCCCGCGCCACCGTCGCTGGTGAACATCTACAAGGAGTTGCAGCGCGACCTGAACCTGCCCATCCCCAACCATGGTTACCTGCAGAGCTGGGCCGAGCAGGGCGTGCTGCTGCTCAACACCACTATGACCGTGCAGCGCGCCAACGCCGCCTCCCACGCGAAAAAGGGCTGGGAGTTCTTCACCGACCGGATCATCCAGGTGGTCAGCGAGCAGTGCCCGAACGTGGTGTTCCTGCTGTGGGGCGCCCATGCCCAGAGCAAGCAGAAGCTGATCGACGGCACCCGCCACCTGGTGCTCAAGTCGGTGCATCCGTCGCCGTTGTCGGCGTATCGCGGGTTCTTTGGGTGTGGGCATTTCAGCCGGGCCAATGGTTTCCTGCAGCAGCATGGGATGGCGCCGATCGATTGGTCGCTGCCGCCGTTGTAG
- a CDS encoding enoyl-CoA hydratase/isomerase family protein: MSIHCEVLTGADGARIGIATLDAPKALNALTLPMIEVLDEHLQAWAQDPGIVCVVLRGNGPKAFCAGGDVRALVQACREHPGSVPPLAATFFAHEYRLDHRLHTFPKPLLCWGHGHVLGGGMGLLQGAGVRIVTPSSRLAMPEISIGLYPDVGASWFLARLPGKLGLFLGLTGAPINARDALDLGLADRFFGEHQQEALLEELLQLNWQEQTALQLNSLLKAEQHRACAELPEGQWLARRAVIDEVLDVADPVAAWRALSGLARHADPLLAAAGQRLHEGCPLTAHLVWEQIRRARYLSLAQVFQMEYTMSLNCCRHPEFSEGVRARLLDKDNTPHWHWPDVAQVPAAVVEAHFTKVWEGRHPLADLG, from the coding sequence ATGAGCATTCACTGCGAGGTACTCACCGGCGCCGACGGCGCCCGCATCGGCATCGCCACCCTCGATGCCCCCAAGGCGCTCAATGCCCTGACCCTGCCGATGATCGAGGTGCTCGACGAGCACTTGCAGGCCTGGGCGCAGGACCCGGGCATCGTTTGCGTGGTACTGCGCGGCAACGGGCCCAAGGCGTTCTGCGCCGGGGGTGATGTGCGCGCGCTGGTCCAGGCCTGCCGCGAACACCCCGGCAGCGTGCCGCCGCTGGCCGCCACCTTCTTCGCCCATGAATACCGCCTGGATCATCGCCTGCACACCTTCCCCAAGCCGCTGCTGTGCTGGGGGCATGGCCATGTGCTGGGCGGCGGCATGGGGCTGTTGCAAGGCGCCGGCGTGCGCATTGTCACCCCCAGCAGCCGCCTGGCCATGCCGGAAATCAGCATCGGGTTGTACCCGGATGTCGGCGCCAGTTGGTTCCTTGCCAGGCTGCCGGGCAAGCTGGGGTTGTTCCTGGGGCTGACCGGTGCGCCGATCAACGCCCGCGATGCCCTGGACCTGGGGCTGGCCGACCGCTTCTTTGGCGAGCATCAGCAGGAAGCGTTGCTCGAAGAGCTGCTGCAACTGAACTGGCAGGAGCAGACCGCGTTGCAGCTGAACAGCCTGCTCAAGGCCGAACAGCACCGCGCCTGCGCCGAGTTGCCCGAGGGGCAGTGGCTGGCGCGGCGGGCGGTGATTGATGAAGTGCTCGACGTGGCCGACCCGGTGGCGGCTTGGCGTGCGCTAAGTGGCCTGGCCCGGCATGCCGACCCGCTGCTGGCGGCGGCGGGCCAGCGGCTGCACGAGGGTTGCCCGCTGACCGCGCACCTGGTGTGGGAACAGATCCGCCGTGCGCGCTACCTGTCGTTGGCCCAGGTGTTCCAGATGGAGTACACCATGAGCCTGAACTGCTGCCGCCACCCGGAGTTCAGCGAGGGCGTGCGGGCGCGGTTGCTGGACAAGGACAACACGCCGCACTGGCATTGGCCGGATGTGGCGCAGGTGCCGGCGGCGGTGGTCGAGGCGCATTTCACCAAGGTGTGGGAGGGGCGCCATCCGCTGGCGGACCTGGGGTGA
- a CDS encoding sensor domain-containing diguanylate cyclase, with amino-acid sequence MPSPSALFSQRSLILALLLLLACGFLATSLLSYYASRGAIRDGIVNTELPLTSDTVYSEIQKDLIRPVLISSMMAQDTFLRDWVLGGEQDTRRITRFLGEVMGTQDTCTSFFVSDRSLTYYQAKGVLKQVRPDSWRDAWYFRVRQSTKPYEINVDLDMANQDKLTVFINHRVLDYQQRFIGAVGVGLSVESVVRLIDDYQRRYQRAVLFADAQGKVLLTGSDGGPHGLRAGQQLSDSNQWQDLLAHLPAPAEGSHEYHDNDGHSHFLNVRLLPELGWYLLVDKRESGALDRIRQSLYLNLAICAMITLVVLSLLNAMIKRHQDNAAALATLDSLTGLPNRRSFDLLAGQALVEAQRDSAPLVALLIDLDHFKALNDTHGHLAGDEVLRQFATVLQGSLRQSDILCRWGGEEFIVLLREAHGRHAIEVAEKIRRRTEQLIFSYNEQPLRLTASIGLSSLQREDTLHSLLTRADHALYRAKQSGRNRVCSELPGTDHD; translated from the coding sequence ATGCCTTCACCGTCCGCCCTGTTCTCGCAACGTTCGCTGATCCTCGCCCTGCTGCTGTTGCTGGCCTGCGGTTTCCTGGCCACTTCGCTGCTGAGCTACTACGCCTCGCGCGGGGCGATCCGCGATGGCATCGTCAATACCGAGCTGCCGCTGACCTCCGACACCGTCTATTCGGAAATCCAGAAGGACCTGATCCGCCCGGTGCTGATCTCGTCGATGATGGCCCAGGACACCTTCCTGCGTGACTGGGTGCTGGGCGGCGAGCAGGACACCCGGCGCATTACCCGCTTTCTGGGCGAGGTGATGGGCACCCAGGACACCTGCACCAGTTTCTTCGTCTCCGACCGCAGCCTCACCTACTACCAGGCCAAGGGCGTGCTCAAGCAGGTCAGGCCCGACAGCTGGCGCGACGCCTGGTACTTCCGCGTGCGCCAATCAACCAAACCCTATGAGATCAACGTCGACCTGGACATGGCCAACCAGGACAAGCTCACGGTGTTCATCAACCATCGGGTGCTCGACTACCAGCAGCGCTTCATTGGTGCGGTGGGCGTGGGGCTGAGCGTGGAGTCGGTGGTTCGCCTGATCGACGACTATCAACGGCGCTACCAGCGCGCGGTGCTGTTCGCCGACGCCCAGGGCAAAGTGTTGCTGACCGGCTCCGACGGCGGCCCCCACGGCCTGCGCGCCGGCCAGCAACTAAGCGATAGCAACCAGTGGCAGGACCTGCTCGCGCACCTGCCGGCACCCGCCGAAGGCAGCCACGAGTACCATGACAACGACGGCCACAGCCACTTCCTCAATGTGCGCCTGCTGCCGGAGCTGGGCTGGTACCTGCTGGTGGACAAGCGCGAGAGCGGCGCCCTGGACCGTATCCGCCAGTCGCTGTACTTGAACCTGGCGATCTGCGCGATGATCACCCTCGTCGTGTTGTCGCTGCTCAATGCCATGATCAAGCGCCACCAGGACAACGCCGCGGCGCTGGCCACCCTCGACAGCCTCACCGGCCTGCCCAACCGTCGCAGCTTCGACCTGCTGGCCGGGCAGGCGCTGGTGGAAGCCCAGCGCGACAGCGCGCCGCTGGTCGCCCTGTTGATCGACCTGGACCATTTCAAGGCGCTCAACGACACCCACGGCCACCTGGCCGGCGACGAAGTGTTGCGCCAGTTCGCCACTGTGCTGCAAGGCAGCCTGCGCCAGTCCGATATACTCTGCCGCTGGGGCGGCGAGGAGTTCATCGTGCTGCTGCGCGAAGCCCACGGGCGCCACGCCATCGAGGTGGCGGAGAAGATTCGCCGGCGCACCGAGCAACTGATCTTCAGCTACAACGAACAGCCACTGCGCCTGACCGCCAGCATCGGCCTGTCCAGCCTGCAGCGCGAAGACACCCTGCACAGCCTGCTGACCCGCGCCGACCATGCCCTTTATCGTGCCAAGCAGAGCGGCCGCAACCGCGTCTGCAGCGAACTGCCCGGAACCGACCATGACTGA
- a CDS encoding cysteine-rich CWC family protein, with amino-acid sequence MTDPQRCPACGAANQCGLADPRSATQGCWCFNVSIDPAILEALPAELRDKACLCPRCAAVDEQLKAARTPAIR; translated from the coding sequence ATGACTGACCCTCAGCGCTGCCCCGCCTGCGGCGCCGCCAACCAATGCGGCCTGGCCGACCCACGCAGCGCCACCCAGGGGTGCTGGTGCTTCAACGTCAGCATCGACCCTGCCATCCTCGAGGCGCTGCCCGCCGAGCTGCGCGACAAGGCCTGCCTGTGCCCACGTTGCGCGGCGGTGGACGAACAACTCAAGGCAGCGCGAACACCCGCGATCCGCTAG
- a CDS encoding pseudouridine synthase, translating into MRLDRFLGNLPCYNRQQVRLLLASKRVRVDGVVASDPLHEVREFSRVEVDDQVVQAGYPARYLMLHKPTGCVSATSDPLHPTVLDLLPAELRDGLHIAGRLDYNTTGLMILTNDGQWSRHLTQPRTKLPKVYLVHTEDEIGAHYVDKFREGFYFAFEDLTTQPAQLDILGPREARLTIVEGRYHQVKRMFGYFQNKVVGLHRERMGAIALDPGLAPGEYRELSAEEISTVCRSGFSRDEHTSVWHPLRG; encoded by the coding sequence ATGCGCCTCGACCGATTCCTCGGCAACCTGCCCTGCTACAACCGCCAGCAAGTGCGTTTGCTGCTGGCGAGCAAGCGCGTGCGCGTGGACGGTGTTGTTGCAAGCGATCCGTTGCATGAAGTGCGCGAGTTCAGCCGTGTCGAGGTGGATGACCAGGTCGTGCAGGCCGGGTACCCCGCCCGTTACCTGATGCTGCACAAGCCCACCGGCTGTGTCAGCGCCACCAGCGACCCGCTGCACCCCACGGTGCTTGACCTGCTGCCGGCCGAGCTGCGCGACGGCCTGCATATCGCTGGGCGCCTGGACTACAACACCACCGGCCTGATGATCCTGACCAACGACGGGCAGTGGTCGCGGCACCTGACCCAGCCGCGGACCAAGCTGCCGAAGGTATACCTCGTGCACACCGAGGACGAGATCGGCGCGCATTATGTCGACAAGTTCCGTGAAGGGTTCTACTTCGCTTTCGAGGACCTCACTACCCAGCCGGCCCAGTTGGACATCCTCGGGCCCCGCGAGGCCAGGCTGACAATCGTCGAAGGGCGGTATCACCAGGTGAAGCGGATGTTCGGGTATTTCCAGAACAAGGTGGTGGGGTTGCATCGGGAGCGTATGGGCGCCATCGCGCTGGACCCGGGGCTGGCACCGGGTGAGTACAGGGAACTCTCGGCCGAAGAGATCAGTACAGTCTGTAGGAGCGGCTTCAGCCGCGATGAACACACCTCGGTTTGGCACCCGCTTCGCGGGTGA